The following coding sequences are from one Candidatus Micrarchaeota archaeon window:
- the pheT gene encoding phenylalanine--tRNA ligase subunit beta, with translation MPMLEVNKKRLNELLGERLDDNEVYEVLFKIGMELDDVTDDEYKIEITPDRVDMLSPHGLVRALKNYLGLELPREYRTAGESGWKVSVDPSVLDVRPYIGNFIVKGIDVDEDVIKEIIYVQEKLHATLCRKRSVASIGIYPAEKIVPPLTYLAMRPEDIRFIPLGETVEMTADEILSKHPTGIEYGKLLSNKNKYPILMDSKREILSMPPIINSEVCGRVTEDTRTMFVDVTGTREVTVKHTLNILACLFIDMGGDVYSVDIERGDSITTTPDLVYRRMDIDTKDVNRVLGTELNRDEVNRLLTRMGYLIRDDGVYVEPYRIDVLHPIDIIDDVGRAVTYDSLEPTVTPVFTIGRLPPTERMIDRIREIMIGLKFVETFTMGLTSSKEQFDKMNVQSADHVTINRAKAKDVDMVRYWLLPEILKTLQVNKDRPYPIKMFELSDVVIPANTTTPSELPFVNRKHLSFVISDDNVGFTEAKQVIDYIFRLLGIDYLMKGVDHPSFIPGRCAKVMITDGKKGTDVGMVGEIHPEVLGRFDVQTPTVGAEIDIEKVMTEFLSKG, from the coding sequence ATGCCGATGTTAGAGGTCAATAAAAAGAGGTTGAACGAGTTATTGGGTGAACGGTTGGACGATAATGAAGTTTATGAGGTCTTGTTTAAGATAGGTATGGAACTTGACGATGTGACCGATGATGAGTACAAGATCGAAATAACTCCTGACAGAGTGGACATGTTATCCCCGCACGGATTGGTTCGCGCCCTCAAAAATTATCTTGGTCTGGAACTACCTCGTGAGTACAGGACTGCCGGTGAATCCGGATGGAAGGTTAGCGTAGACCCTTCGGTTCTTGATGTACGTCCGTACATCGGAAACTTCATTGTCAAAGGAATAGATGTGGATGAAGATGTTATCAAGGAGATCATATACGTTCAAGAGAAGTTGCATGCAACCCTATGCAGAAAACGAAGTGTTGCCTCTATCGGTATATACCCTGCAGAAAAGATCGTCCCTCCGTTAACGTACCTGGCTATGAGACCCGAGGATATACGGTTCATACCACTCGGCGAGACGGTTGAGATGACTGCTGATGAGATACTTTCTAAACATCCGACAGGTATCGAATACGGTAAACTGCTCAGTAACAAGAACAAATACCCTATACTTATGGATAGTAAGAGAGAGATTCTGTCAATGCCGCCGATCATCAATTCGGAGGTTTGCGGTCGTGTCACTGAGGATACACGAACCATGTTCGTTGACGTTACCGGTACGAGAGAGGTAACCGTTAAACATACGTTGAACATCCTTGCCTGTTTGTTCATAGACATGGGAGGTGATGTTTACAGTGTAGATATCGAGCGTGGAGACAGCATTACAACAACGCCTGATTTGGTTTATCGGAGGATGGACATCGATACAAAAGATGTAAACAGGGTCCTAGGGACCGAACTGAATAGAGATGAGGTCAACAGGTTGTTGACCCGGATGGGTTACCTGATTCGTGACGACGGAGTGTACGTGGAACCGTACAGGATAGACGTGTTGCACCCGATAGACATAATCGATGATGTAGGACGCGCTGTTACCTACGATTCTCTTGAACCTACGGTTACCCCGGTGTTCACGATCGGCAGGTTACCTCCAACTGAACGGATGATAGATAGAATACGTGAGATTATGATAGGGTTGAAATTCGTTGAAACGTTTACAATGGGATTAACGTCTTCTAAGGAACAGTTTGATAAAATGAACGTGCAATCCGCCGATCACGTAACAATCAATCGTGCCAAAGCAAAAGATGTCGATATGGTTCGGTATTGGTTGCTGCCCGAAATACTTAAGACGTTGCAGGTTAATAAGGACAGGCCGTATCCGATCAAGATGTTTGAACTGTCAGATGTTGTGATCCCTGCAAACACGACAACTCCATCAGAATTACCTTTTGTAAACAGAAAACATCTGTCATTTGTAATTTCAGACGACAACGTAGGATTTACCGAGGCCAAACAGGTTATCGATTACATCTTCAGATTATTGGGTATCGACTATCTGATGAAAGGTGTTGACCATCCGAGCTTCATACCTGGAAGATGCGCCAAAGTTATGATAACCGATGGGAAAAAGGGAACGGACGTCGGTATGGTGGGAGAGATACACCCAGAAGTTCTCGGACGTTTTGATGTGCAGACCCCGACGGTCGGAGCAGAGATAGACATCGAAAAGGTCATGACCGAATTTTTGTCAAAGGGTTGA